The Henckelia pumila isolate YLH828 chromosome 2, ASM3356847v2, whole genome shotgun sequence genome includes a window with the following:
- the LOC140879196 gene encoding uncharacterized protein yields MAPRLRGGKGKNVVQESGSQNEVGLDGVLRGRCGRPARNVINDIDVEVDQLGNQVDEMELVVARFQRFNPPTFSGDEGSEKAESWLRAMNNLFGLVHYNSERRVTMVVLQLKDTAERLWEAMRTALVEAGKLVTWDVFCSKFQQEYAPPSFVAEKTSEFFNLVQGELSAAEYARKLSSLFTYLSHIASKDGAKLEKFMEGLNQNLYSLVLASNPVDYADAVDKAIRQEAGLRRGRPQYTMQAPTGTAQFSANTSFTPQQSFQQPRPQRFKPKGKQFKKKSFSTSSSSGSSRGGGSSWVPRESCNKCGGRHSSDQCVGVQGVCRTCGQPGHYAKVCPSGGGQQHQSSQFSQFPRAPAPRPFTPQFAPQPSFSQPRGPSQQQFSGPQQARVHALTHDQAQDAPGGVIAGICFIFDHPACILIDTGASHSFLSAAFIVEHEIATTLLIDPVSVSTPADVYLRSREIVINCVIRFDESIMITNLIKLSMSDFDCIIGMNTLTNYRATVDCFHGVVSFRPYVGGKWNFYGDDSRSRIPLVSAMQMFGLLSAGNEGYLIYAVDASQDKGLKVFNISVVEEFPDVFPEEIPGFPPQREIDFSIDLMPGANTVSRAPYRLAPTELKELKE; encoded by the coding sequence ATGGCCCCTAGACTTCGAGGTGGAAAAGGAAAGAATGTTGTCCAAGAATCTGGCAGTCAGAATGAGGTTGGTCTTGATGGAGTCTTGCGTGGGAGATGTGGTCGTCCTGCAAGGAATGTAATAAACGATATTGATGTTGAAGTGGATCAGTTGGGCAATCAAGTTGATGAGATGGAGTTGGTGGTCGCTAGATTTCAAAGATTTAATCCACCTACTTTCAGTGGAGATGAAGGCAGTGAAAAAGCTGAATCTTGGTTGAGAGCCATGAACAACCTGTTCGGATTGGTGCACTATAATTCTGAACGAAGGGTAACAATGGTGGTTCTACAACTGAAAGATACTGCTGAACGTTTGTGGGAGGCTATGCGAACAGCTCTGGTTGAGGCTGGTAAACTTGTTACTTGGGATGTTTTCTGCTCCAAGTTCCAACAAGAATATGCTCCACCTTCTTTTGTGGCAGAGAAAACATCTGAGTTCTTCAATCTGGTTCAAGGTGAATTGAGTGCTGCAGAGTATGCCAGGAAGTTATCTTCATTGTTTACTTATTTGTCGCACATTGCTTCTAAGGATGGAGCTAAACtcgaaaagtttatggaaggaTTGAATCAGAATCTATACTCCTTGGTCTTGGCCAGCAACCCAGTTGATTATGCTGATGCGGTTGACAAAGCCATTAGACAAGAAGCAGGGTTAAGAAGGGGTCGACCGCAGTATACGATGCAAGCACCAACTGGAACTGCACAATTTTCAGCAAACACCTCTTTTACACCCCAGCAATCATTTCAGCAACCTAGGCCGCAAAGATTTAAGCCTAAGGGAAAGCAATTCAAAAAGAAGTCATTTAGCACTTCCTCTAGTTCTGGTAGTTCTCGTGGTGGGGGATCTTCATGGGTTCCTAGAGAGTCTTGCAATAAGTGTGGAGGAAGGCATTCATCTGATCAGTGCGTAGGAGTTCAAGGAGTCTGTCGTACTTGTGGCCAACCAGGACATTATGCAAAGGTTTGTCCTAGTGGGGGAGGACAGCAGCATCAGTCTTCTCAGTTTAGCCAGTTTCCTCGAGCCCCAGCTCCTAGACCTTTCACTCCTCAGTTTGCGCCGCAACCCAGTTTCTCCCAACCGAGAGGTCCTTCTCAGCAGCAGTTCTCAGGGCCTCAGCAGGCTAGAGTTCATGCATTAACTCACGACCAGGCTCAGGATGCACCTGGAGGGGTTATAGCAGGTATATGTTTTATCTTTGATCATCCTGCTTGTATATTGATAGACACaggagcatctcattcatttCTATCTGCTGCATTTATTGTTGAGCATGAAATTGCTACTACCTTGTTGATTGATCCAGTGTCTGTGTCTACCCCTGCCGATGTGTATTTGAGATCGCGTGAGATAGTGATAAACTGTGTAATCCGTTTCGATGAAAGTATTATGATAACCAACTTGATTAAGTTgtctatgtctgattttgactgtattatcgGAATGAATACTTTGACCAACTATCGAGCTACTGTTGACTGTTTTCATGGAGTAGTAAGCTTCCGACCGTATGTTGGTGGCAAATGGAATTTTTATGGTGATGATTCTCGATCCCGTATCCCTTTAGTGTCAGCCATGCAGATGTTTGGGTTATTGTCTGCTGGGAATGAAGGGTATTTGATCTATGCAGTAGATGCTTCTCAAGACAAGGGATTGAAAGTTTTTAATATTTCAGTGGTTGAGGAATTTCCTGACGTATTTCCCGAAGAGATTCCAGGCTTTCCGCCTCAAAGGGAAATAGATTTTAGTATTGATTTGATGCCAGGAGCAAATACAGTTTCCAGAGCACCTTATCGATTAGCTCCAAcagaattgaaagaattaaaagaatag